In Deinococcus irradiatisoli, the genomic stretch GCCCTCAACGACGCCCGCGCGGCGGCCTGGGGCGAGGCGGCGGCGGGGGCCGGGCAGGGAGTAAGCGAATTCATGTTCATCACCGTCAGCACCGGGGTGGGCGCCGGGCTGGTGCTGGGCGGGCGGCTGCATCTGGCGGCCAACGGTCTGGACGCCGAACTCGGCTTCGTCAGCGTGCCGAGCCGCTGGACGCTGGGCCAAGAGGTGCCGCCGCTGGGCGAACTCGGCCCGCTGGAATTCGAGACCAGCGGCACCGCCCTGGGAGGGCAGGCGCGCGGCCTGGGCTGGCCCGATACCCGCGCCCTGGCCGACGCCGCCGAGGCGGGCAACAAGGAGGCCGAAGCGCTCTACCGCCGCTCCGCCGCCCTGATCGCCTGGAAGATCGCCGATGTCGCCGCGCTGCTGGGAGTTACCCGAGTGGCGATGGGCGGCAGCGTGGGCCTGCGCGAAGGTTACCTGGCGCGGGTCCAGGACAGCCTGACGCGCTTTCCGGAGCGCTACCGCCCCGAGGTGGTGCACGCCGAACTCGGCGCCGACGCTGGCCTGATTGGAGCGGGGCTATGGGCCGGGAACCTGGAGACGGCTTGAAAGGGGGCAAGTCATCGCCGCGTCCCAAAGAAATTCGAAGTATAAGGTTGACCGGGCGTGTATAACGCGCTATACTTTGCCTATCAATCGAAATAACACCCGCCGCCGCACAGGCGGACTTTTTATTTGACTTACAGCAGGACCACGTTCACGGGGCGCTTCAGGGACGGACCCACCGGAAGCCAAGCCAAAGGAGCCGCACCGAAGCGCGGCTCCTTTTCCCCTCCCCCCTTCAGCCCGGCAGCAGGTACCCTGCGGCGAGGTCGCGGTAGCCTTGCACCTGCTCGGCTTGCCAGGCAGCGTCTTTGCCGAGTTCCTCGGCCAGCAGCTGCGCCACCCGGGGCGCGGCCTCGATGCTGGCCTGGGCGCCCAGCAACAGCGCCCGCAAACGCCGCGAGAGCACGTCCTCGACGGTGCGGGCCTGCTCCATCCGGACGGCCCAGCGCACCTCGGCCTCGCTGTAGGGAAGCCGTGGGTGCAGCCGCGTGCCGGCACCTTCCAGCGCCTGAATCTTCGGCGCGTCGCTGCCGTAGACCTTCCAGTGGTCCTCGCGCTCGGCTTCGCTCCAGCCGTGCAGGTGCAGCCCCGGCGTCAGGGTCAGGCGGGCGGGGAGGTCGGCGAGGTCGGCGGCGCGGTTCACGGCGTCCTCGCCCATGCGGCGGTAGGTGGTCCATTTGCCGCCAGTCAGGGTCAGCAGTCCGCTTTCCGAGATGCGGATGACGTGATCGCGCGAGATGGCCTTGGTGTCGGTGCCCTCGGCAGCCTTGACCAGCGGCCTGAGCCCCACGTACACGCTGCGCACGTCGGCGCGGGTGGGCGCTGGGGTGAGGTACTGCGCCGCCGTCTGCAGGATGAAGTCGATTTCCTCCGGCAGGGGGCGCGGCTCCAGGCTCACGTCCGGCACCGGGGTATCGGTGGTGCCGATCACCACATGGTCGTGCCAGGGCACGGCGAACAGCACCCGCCCGTC encodes the following:
- a CDS encoding ROK family protein, which translates into the protein MPSSDLLALDIGGTSLRAALISHGRVNRRLDARTPKPSTPTAVIEAAVQLAAPLAGQARALGVACAGAVAAGRVTATAVHTFPGWDDVALSETLSAELKLPCAALNDARAAAWGEAAAGAGQGVSEFMFITVSTGVGAGLVLGGRLHLAANGLDAELGFVSVPSRWTLGQEVPPLGELGPLEFETSGTALGGQARGLGWPDTRALADAAEAGNKEAEALYRRSAALIAWKIADVAALLGVTRVAMGGSVGLREGYLARVQDSLTRFPERYRPEVVHAELGADAGLIGAGLWAGNLETA